One Natator depressus isolate rNatDep1 chromosome 6, rNatDep2.hap1, whole genome shotgun sequence DNA window includes the following coding sequences:
- the STON2 gene encoding stonin-2 isoform X2, whose protein sequence is MRGKAMRVWTDNSSSFQEDEEVDMEAVNWQLNSTPMNGHSPTPTTARFPSWVTFDDNEVSSASLQKLSPLKPDTPPIATQTADVNCNLAASFKKRERPRSTLVDLTKVQKLDLSSLNRLPSVGTPPWSATNPFLDESLRDVQPSPINPFSSFLEERDRRSHSSSLSSAPGQSQRDSLIILYQEPDTISFDESSKNLTHTDAVEQLKQLRIGDPDHLSSPTLPDDDPLMPFEVDGTLLNVASSQPKDGWPMMLRIPEKKNIMSSRHWGPIYIKLTASGYLQLFYEKGLEKPFKEFKLEINHEISEPKLQNYDENGRIHSVRIDRTIYKEKRKYQPKPAISHAAEREQVIKLGTTDYEDFLSFISAVQDILMDLPASSTDLSTVGLNYQEEEITVDVKDEFHGILAKGDHRILQHSVLTHVHVLSFLSGLAECRLGLNDILIKGNEIVARQDIMPTTTTKWIKLYNCRFHSCVDEEMFNSSHVIQFNPLDACRFELMRFRTVFAEKTLPFTLRTAATVKGAEVEVQSWLMMSTGFSSNCDPLTQVPCENVMVRYPVPNEWVKNFRRESVLGEKSLKAKVNKGASFGSTSVSGSEPVMRVTLGTAKYEHAFNSIVWRINRLPDKNSASGHPHCFFCHLELGSDQEVPSSFVRYVDVEFDMPTTSASKATVRSISVEDKTDVRKWVNYSAHYSYKVEIEQKKNLNLDLKGAEIENARECAVQ, encoded by the exons acAATTCCTCGTCTTTCCAGGAAGATGAAGAGGTAGATATGGAGGCTGTCAACTGGCAGCTGAACAGCACCCCCATGAATGGGCACTCTCCTACCCCAACCACTGCTCGTTTCCCCAGCTGGGTGACTTTCGATGACAATGAAGTCAGCTCTGCTTCCCTACAGAAGCTTTCTCCCTTGAAACCAGACACCCCACCAATAGCAACGCAGACTGCAGATGTGAACTGTAACCTTGCTGCATCCTTTAAGAAGAGGGAGCGCCCCAGGAGCACGTTGGTGGACCTCACTAAAGTTCAAAAGCTAGATCTTTCCTCCTTAAATAGGCTGCCTTCTGTTGGAACACCCCCCTGGAGTGCTACTAACCCCTTCCTGGATGAGTCTCTGAGGGATGTCCAACCCTCACCCATCAACCCATTCAGCTCATTCTTAGAGGAACGAGATAGGCGTTCCCACAGCTCCTCTCTCTCCAGTGCTCCAGGACAAAGCCAAAGAGACTCCCTTATTATCCTCTACCAAGAACCTGACACCATCAGCTTCGATGAGTCAAGCAAAAACTTAACCCACACAGATGCTGTCGAGCAGCTCAAGCAGCTCCGGATTGGGGATCCAGATCACCTGAGCAGCCCAACTCTACCTGATGATGACCCCCTGATGCCATTTGAGGTGGATGGCACATTGTTGAACGTGGCCTCATCTCAGCCCAAGGATGGCTGGCCAATGATGCTCAGGATACCAGAGAAGAAGAACATCATGTCATCTAGGCATTGGGGGCCAATCTACATCAAACTGACTGCGAGCGGGTATCTACAGCTTTTTTATGAGAAGGGTCTGGAGAAGCCCTTCAAGGAATTCAAACTTGAGATCAATCATGagatttcagagcccaagctccaaaACTATGATGAGAATGGAAGGATACACAGTGTGCGGATAGACCGCACCATCTACAAGGAGAAAAGGAAGTATCAGCCTAAACCAGCAATCAGCCATGCAGCAGAAAGGGAACAAGTGATAAAGCTAGGCACTACTGATTATGAAGACTTCCTTAGTTTCATCAGCGCAGTTCAGGATATACTAATGGACTTGCCAGCCTCATCAACAGATCTGAGCACAGTAGGATTAAACTATCAAGAGGAAGAAATCACTGTTGATGTCAAAGATGAGTTTCATGGCATCTTGGCCAAAGGAGACCATAGGATTCTCCAGCACAGTGTGCTGACACATGTACATGTTCTCAGCTTCCTTTCTGGCCTCGCAGAATGCAGGCTGGGCCTTAATGACATACTTATAAAAGGGAATGAAATCGTTGCACGGCAGGATATTATGCCTACCACTACCACGAAGTGGATTAAGTTGTATAACTGCCGGTTCCATTCATGTGTGGATGAGGAAATGTTTAACAGCTCCCATGTTATCCAGTTTAATCCCTTGGATGCCTGCCGATTCGAGCTGATGCGGTTCAGGACTGTGTTTGCTGAGAAGACTTTGCCTTTCACTCTGAGAACAGCAGCCACTGTCAAAGGTGCTGAAGTGGAGGTCCAGAGCTGGCTGATGATGTCCACTGGGTTCTCCTCCAACTGCGACCCTCTAACTCAGGTCCCCTGTGAAAACGTGATGGTCCGCTACCCAGTGCCAAATGAGTGGGTGAAAAACTTCCGCAGGGAAAGTGTCCTGGGAGAAAAGTCTTTGAAAGCCAAGGTGAACAAGGGTGCCAGTTTTGGATCAACCAGCGTGTCTGGTTCTGAGCCAGTAATGAGAGTAACTTTGGGAACTGCCAAATATGAGCATGCCTTTAATTCCATTGTATGGAGGATAAACCGACTGCCTGACAAAAACTCAG cttccggcCATCCCCACTGCTTCTTTTGCCATCTGGAGCTTGGCTCTGACCAGGAAGTGCCTTCCAGTTTCGTCCGCTATGTGGACGTGGAGTTTGACATGCCCACCACTTCGGCGTCCAAAGCCACTGTTCGGTCCATTTCTGTAGAGGACAAGACTGATGTCAGGAAATGGGTTAACTATTCAGCACACTATAGTTACAAG gTGGAAATAGAACAAAAAAAGAACTTGAATCTTGATCTGAAGGGAGCAGAAATTGAAAATGCCAGGGAATGTGCCGTGCAGTGA